Part of the Solanum pennellii chromosome 10, SPENNV200 genome is shown below.
tgctattattattgttgttatttcaaTCTATACTATTTGCTTCTGATTTATACAATGTAATTTATCTGAATATAAGCTTAAGAAACTTTTTAGAATTTTGATTTGTCCTAATACATTGCGAGAAGATATAACTCTATCTTCTATCAAAAGTAGATTTCGATCATACCCTATTTTTCTATATGTAGCTGAAATTCATGTAAAAATATCtgtatgtataaaatataataatgtacGTCATTGGAAAATTTCGGATATTTAACTTTAGATACGAATTTTAATAACTTCAATCGTTTATATCTGAAATTATCTCGAAATGAATAGTGCAAAATTTTACTATCAACTTAGGACATGGGCTCCAAAATGGGCTAATATGTTCCCATTATGGGAGCTAGGCCCATTTAATTGGGCTTTTAGCCCATTAAGGTTTATAAGACCCATATATATAGAATTCACCATTTTCATGGAACGATTTTTTTCACGCCATTTTGAGAAACCCTAAACCTCGAAAAGCTTCAATGGCGGTAAGTAATCGATCTCATTCTTCAAATGACTGCTCTCGCTTTCATCTTCGTCTCCTTATTGTGCTCTTGATTTGTTGTTCTTCGTCTTCTTTTATCATCCGCTGTTTTCAATTGTGCTGCTAACTGTTGTTTGCTGTTGACAAGTTACTGTACTGCAATTACACAAACTATTTCTGAGCGGTTTTTGGGTGCTAACTTCTATATTTAGCTTATTACAAAAAAATGTTTATCTATGCTGCTGAATAATTGCATTAGGACTTTTTACTGTTGCTATGGAAGATAAGTTTGCGACATGTGTTGTGCGTCTTCGATAATTGACGCTCTTGTTCGATGATTTCAGCATTTTCCTTCTGGAGATTCATATTAAGCTTATATAACCAATACTCATTGAAGTACCTTTTTTCCATCTATTTGCGCAATTAGGACTTCTGAATGTTGTTATGGAAGTTAAGTTTGCAATGTGTGTTGTGAGTCTTCGATATTTGACGATCTTGTTCGATGATGTTTAGCATTTTACTTCGGGAGATTCATATTAAGCTTATATAACAGTGCTCATTGAAGTACCtttttttcatcaatttgaTATTAGCAAAGTACTTTCTAGTTTCTGGTTGTTTTTAAGTGTCTAAATTCAATTTTGGAATGAATGAGTTTGAATTATTGTGAGCTGGATTAGAAAGTTTGTCAATTTCTCTAAGCTGAATTTCCAAGTAAATTGAGACATGGAGAGTAGATGTAGTATCGGTGCATCAATTATATAAGTTTGGTTGCTGTGATTCTTCTAAAGAATTCCAGGCGTGTGATGTACAAAGTGTATTACTGAAGCTTTATCTTGGCTATATTAATCATCATGGTGTTGTACCATTTACTCATGATGTGTGGATGGACATAAAAGTAGAATATCACACTATGTTTAGAAATGTTGAGTTCTGATAAGCCTCTAATATATTGTGTCATTGCAGACAGTACCAGTTAATCCGAAGCCTTTTTTGAACAATTTGACTGGAAAGCCTGTGATGGTAAAGCTGAAGTGGGGATTAGAGTACAAAGGTACTTAGCTTTTGAGACTCGCTGATTTCTCACACTATGTTATTCATTAAGGTTTTTGAGAACGAGCTGCACAGACATTTAACtaagtcttttttttctcttttctctttgaAGGGTATTTGGTCTCTGTGGATTCATATATGAACTTGCAGGTACTACGGTTAATTTGAGTTTTTGTCTGTATAATCAAATTGTCTGAAAGAAGCATCATCAAGTGGATGTATATACTTGTGATATGCTTAACTCTTGTTATGAACCATTCAGTGCTACAAATCAGTTGAATGAATAGCTATCTAGAGCACGGCattaattatattgtattaaGGATTTCCTTTTTCAAACAGGTAGAAAAGATTTTTTCTGAACATCCAACTCTGTTAGGAGAATTCGTGTCAACTTTGCAATAGTTTGGGACATTtgcctcttttctttttctatttgtgGATGGGCAATGGGGAGGGACTGTGTTCAGTAAATCAGATGTCTATAAAAAGTTGCATCAAGTTTTTCTGCAATGATGTAGATGATCAGTATTAAAGTAGAAGACAAATGGAAAAATACAGTATGAAATAGATCTCAAAACTAAGAGATGCAAAGCTCATGAACTGTTTCATGTATGTTCCTTGTACGTATACTGCACTTGTCTTATGTCCCTTCCACAATTTACATTCATCGTCTGAAGAAGTACCTGAGCTCCCAGTAACGTGCTTTTTCTGAAGATTCTGGATGTGTGCCTATTTGTGTGTAATTTTCTGTAATCATGTTTCTTCTTTGCAGCTTGCAAATGCAGAAGAATTCACTGATGGAGTAAGCTCTGGCTCTCTCGGAGAGATCCTGATTAGGTACCTTCATTGCTTCATCCTTTGATCTTGATATTTGGACTGTATTTGAAATCAGGTGCACATAATACTCACACAGTGGTAGGTAGTTAGCATTTTAAAGACATAGTCATCATATCCCCTCCTTCCCCTCCCTCTCCTTTCTGCCTGCATCAAGCAGTAGGCATAAAAAGCTGAAGAGACACGTCTGGTTGAAATGAATCTCTCATTTATTCTTCCATAGTTTGACATTCTCTGTTAATTTTCCCCCAAATTTGGTTCATTTTCGGAGTGGGAAGATGGAAACTTTTCTTTGCCCTGCATCTTTCTCTGTGTTGGACGTCTCATGGTGGAAACCATAAATTGTTAATATTCGACCAGCACTTAAGTGTATTATTCATCACAATTTAAAGTGTCTCTCGTTGCAAACTAATTCAATCCTTACCCACAAAACTTGATTTCATACTCCAACTTCCTTGCAATACCATTCTCTAATTGGATGGATCACTTGCATCTTTTCCTTTTAGAGAATGGCTGAATAACCAAGTTTGACCATAGAAAGTTGCATCGTTTTCATTTTTCGCTTGggattttcaatttcttttgtaATCACAAGGTTGAAGTAGCTGCTCCTCAATGAAAAACCGTGTATTAACCTTGTTTGTTTTGCATTTGCAGATGTAACAATGTCCTCTATCTTCGTGGTGTACCCGAGGATGAAGAACTGGAAGATGCTGATCGCGACTAGGAAGTGTATTTATATGACAAATTGATCAACGACTTGAATGTATCCCCGATTATGTGTTTTCTTTAGGTGCTCCTTTCTGATATATGCTGTTCGTAGTCTGGCGAAAATATTGTTAACCAATGATTTACGGAGCAAAGTGACTAGAAAGCTGTATGATCTCCAGATtgctttatttttgttataatcaCAAGCTTCAACTCGTATCATATAATACAAAAGTAATGCATGATTGATAGATTTTGTCCAAATTGAAACCaaattagtttttcaaattgttaaatatacaaattaaaacaaatcaaagtaattttgtttctattttgtcaaatatttttggTTACCTATATGAAACATATAAGTAATTCATTCGATCTACAATCATTAAAGATACAACTCCTCATCTATTTTGTCATGGGAAGGTTATATTTGTTACTAAAGTGAAGAGCGATAAATTCACTCATTTCAGTTATGATATTAGTAGGAAAGGTTTGACAAGACACGAAGTTGAGGGATCTCGCAGAGGGAAGTGTTTGGTTCAAGGGATCTATAGATACATCATGAACAGATTCCCATTGGA
Proteins encoded:
- the LOC107032133 gene encoding probable small nuclear ribonucleoprotein F, with translation MATVPVNPKPFLNNLTGKPVMVKLKWGLEYKGYLVSVDSYMNLQLANAEEFTDGVSSGSLGEILIRCNNVLYLRGVPEDEELEDADRD